The genomic window TCGCGCTCGGATACCTTGCTCGATATTCTTCTTGAAGTTCTTCGCCAAGGCGGGGACGCTCAGTATCAGGTACGGCTTGAACTCCTTTATATTGATAGGGATATTCTTCAAGGTCTCCATACCGGTACGCCCTACCTGCACGGTAGCTACCGAGGCTCCCTTCGACATGAAGATGTAGAATCCTACCACGTGGGCGAAGCAATGGTCCAGCGGGAGTATCACCAACGTACGCCACGTATCGTCTATATCCACGCAGGTGAGCGCTTGCTCCACGTTCGCCGTATAGTTACGGTGGGTGAGGATCACGCCTTTCGGATCGGCGGTCGTGCCGGAGGTATAGGTGATGGTGGCGTAATCATCGTTGCCCAGCGATTGCCCGATCGCCAAGAACTCCTCTAGCGGATGAATACCCAGATAGACCTTCCCCATCCGGCGTATCTCGGACAGCGACATCTCACGGTCTTGGTATTCCGCTTGCTCGTCGAGTACGATGATCTTCCGTACGGCGGGGAGCTTATCCTTGATCGCCCGGATTTTCTTGAGTTGCAGGCCCGATACCATGATATATTTCACGTCGGCGTGGACGAGGCGGAATAAGAGGTCATTCGCCTCCTCCAGCTTGATGGATAGGGGGACATTGGTGGCCCCGGCGTAAAACATGGCCAGCTCTCCGATGATCCATGCGTTGCGGCCCTCGCTCAGCAAAGCCATGTTATCCCCTTTCCGCACGCCCAGCGATACGAGGCCTGCGCCTTCCTCATAGACGAGGTCTCGAACCTCGGAGTAAGTGGTTGGCTCGAATCGCTTGCCCGTCTTCTCCCATAAAAAAGGATTACCGGGGAAGCGCTTCACTGAACTCTCAAAAAGGTCTATAATCGTTTTCTTTTCCATATCTTTTCGTGTTTGTAAGAGGATGTGTCAAAAGTTGGTTGAGTTTATTTTTTCCATCTCTTGCAGGTAGCCGCATGCCGCTTCCACCGTAGGGACGTTCTTGATCACGATACTTCGCTTGCCGTTCTGCTCCCGGAGGTTGCATTCACGGGGATGCTTTTGGATGAAGCCCAGCAGCTTGCCGAACGCCTCGCTTTGGTAATACGGGCTGTCCGGGTTATTCACCAAGAAGAGGCTCATCTGCCCTTTCTTCAGGATCACCTTCTCCATACCCAGTTTCTTGGCCATGCGACGGAGGCGCACGATCCGGATCAACTCCTTGCCCTCCTTCGGTATCTTGCCAAAGCGGTCTTTCAGGCGCTCCGTAAAGGCGAGGATGTCACGTTCCTCCTCCATATTATCCAACTCCCGGTATAGGGAAATACGTTCCGAGTCGTTGGGGATGTAGGTGGGAGGGAACATCAATTCTAGATCGCTCTCGATATAGGTCTCCCGGACGTACTCGCTGCCCGTATCCCGGTGCCCTTCGGTGTTATCGGCGTAAAGATCGGCGAATTCCTCGCTTTTCAACTCGTCTACCGCCTCCTCCAAGATCTTCTGGTACGTCTCGTAACCCAGATCCGCTATGAAACCGCTTTGCTCGGCCCCCAACATATTGCCGGCCCCCCGGATATCGAGGTCTTGCATGGCGATATGGATACCGCTACCCAGCTCGGAGAAGTTCTCGATCGCTTGCAACCTGCGCCGTGCCTCCTGCGTCAGCGAGGTGAGGGGCGGGGAAAGGAGGTAGCAGAAGGCTTTCCGGTTGCTTCGTCCTACACGTCCGCGTAGCTGATGGAGGTCGCTAAGCCCGAATTGCTGGGCGTTGTTGATGATGATCGTATTGGCGTTGGGCACGTCGATGCCGCTCTCCACGATACTGGTAGCGATCAATACGTCGTATTCATGGTTCACGAAGTCGAGGATGATCTTCTCCAGCTTCTCCGGCTCCATCTGCCCGTGCCCCACGGCTACCCGTGCGTCGGGGACTTCCCGCCGTACCAAGGCTTCCATCTCGTAAATGTTCTGGATACGGTTGTTGATGAAGAACACCTGCCCGTTCCGGCTCATCTCGAAATTGATCGCTTCCCGGATGATATCGGGATTGAAACGCTCCACCTCCGTCTGCACGGGATAACGGTTGGGCGGTGGCGTGGTGATGCTGGAAAGGTCCCGGGCCCCCATCAAGGAGAATTGTAAGGTACGGGGGATCGGGGTGGCCGTCATTGTCAAGGTGTCCACGTTCACCTTCAGCTGCCGAAGCTTCTCCTTGACGGATACCCCGAACTTCTGCTCCTCGTCGATGATAAGCAAGCCCAGATCCTTGAAACGTACATCCTTGCCGACGATCCGGTGGGTGCCGATCAAGATATTCACCTCGCCCTCTTTCAGCTCTTTCAAGGTAGCCTTGATTTGCGCGGCCGTACGGGCCCGGCTGATATAATCGATCTTGCAAGGGAAATCCTTCAAGCGCTCACAAAACGTCTGGTAATGCTGGAAAGCCAGTACGGTGGTGGGTACCAACACGGCCACCTGCTTATTGTCCGATACCGCCTTGAATGCCGCGCGGATAGCTACCTCGGTCTTTCCGAAACCAACGTCTCCACAAATCAGCCGGTCCATCGGACGGGTACTTTCCATATCCGCCTTGACCTCGGCGGTCGCCTTCATCTGGTCCGGCGTGTCCTCGTAGATGAAGCTGGCTTCCAGCTCATGCTGCATGAAGCTGTCCGGCGTGTAGGCGAAACCCGTCTCTTGCTTGCGTTTGGAATAGAGGAGGATCAAGTCCCGGGCGATATCCTTCACCTTCGCCTTGGTACGTTCCTTCATCTTTTCCCAAGCGCCTGTGCCGAGCTTGCTCAACTTAGGAGGCTCGCCGCTCTCTTTCCCCTTGTATTTCGATAATTTATGCAGGGAATGGATGCTGACGAATATAATATCGTTATTCTGATAAATCAATTTGATGGCCTCTTGCATCTTACCGTTCACCTCGGTGCGTACCAATCCCCCGAACTGTCCTACGCCATGGTCGATATGTACGATATAATCCCCCTGCGAGAACTGGTTCAGCTCCTTGAGCGAAAGGGTGATCTTTCCGCTTCGTGCCTTATCGCTCTTCAAGTTGAACTTGTGGAAGCGGTCGAACAATTGATGGTCGGTGAAAAAGCAGATGCGTAGCGTATCGTCGGCGAATCCCTCGTGTATCGTGCGGTTTACGGCGGTGAAAGGGATATTGTCGCCCCTATCCTCGAAAATCATCCGGATACGGTTGGCTTGTTTCTCTTGATCGCTCAATATATATAATGTATAGCCCTCGTCGAGGTATTTATGGAACGACTCGCTCACCCGGTCGAAATTCTTATGATAGATCGGCTGCGTTTGCGTAGAGAAATGGATGGTAGCGTCCGCCGTTCCCATCGGCCGTGCCCCGAAATGGATGCGACGGAAATCCAAGACCTCCCGTAGGAAGTCCTCGCCCCGGACTAATTTCTTCCGCATCTGGTCGATATCGGCGAAGGATTCCTCGTCGGCTACCACCGGATCGTCGTTCCATACGCTTCCGATGCGCTCCTTGC from Parabacteroides distasonis ATCC 8503 includes these protein-coding regions:
- the mfd gene encoding transcription-repair coupling factor; the encoded protein is MEVQELLKLYAAHPQVTALDTLLKNDTSRNIFLKGLNGSGPAMTIASLFTKGRGSYVCVLNDQEEAGYFYHDLMQLTASNEVYFFPSAYRRAIKYGHVDPANEILRTEVLSRLQDPDASFVIVTYPDALAERVVAREVLKENTLKISVGEKLDNMFVSDVLDEYGFEQVDYVYEPGQYALRGSILDVFSFSYEFPYRIDFFGDEVETIRTFDVETQLSKEKLDSIYIVPEMSKNAKDSTSLLGSLPRNTCIAARDLAWCKERIGSVWNDDPVVADEESFADIDQMRKKLVRGEDFLREVLDFRRIHFGARPMGTADATIHFSTQTQPIYHKNFDRVSESFHKYLDEGYTLYILSDQEKQANRIRMIFEDRGDNIPFTAVNRTIHEGFADDTLRICFFTDHQLFDRFHKFNLKSDKARSGKITLSLKELNQFSQGDYIVHIDHGVGQFGGLVRTEVNGKMQEAIKLIYQNNDIIFVSIHSLHKLSKYKGKESGEPPKLSKLGTGAWEKMKERTKAKVKDIARDLILLYSKRKQETGFAYTPDSFMQHELEASFIYEDTPDQMKATAEVKADMESTRPMDRLICGDVGFGKTEVAIRAAFKAVSDNKQVAVLVPTTVLAFQHYQTFCERLKDFPCKIDYISRARTAAQIKATLKELKEGEVNILIGTHRIVGKDVRFKDLGLLIIDEEQKFGVSVKEKLRQLKVNVDTLTMTATPIPRTLQFSLMGARDLSSITTPPPNRYPVQTEVERFNPDIIREAINFEMSRNGQVFFINNRIQNIYEMEALVRREVPDARVAVGHGQMEPEKLEKIILDFVNHEYDVLIATSIVESGIDVPNANTIIINNAQQFGLSDLHQLRGRVGRSNRKAFCYLLSPPLTSLTQEARRRLQAIENFSELGSGIHIAMQDLDIRGAGNMLGAEQSGFIADLGYETYQKILEEAVDELKSEEFADLYADNTEGHRDTGSEYVRETYIESDLELMFPPTYIPNDSERISLYRELDNMEEERDILAFTERLKDRFGKIPKEGKELIRIVRLRRMAKKLGMEKVILKKGQMSLFLVNNPDSPYYQSEAFGKLLGFIQKHPRECNLREQNGKRSIVIKNVPTVEAACGYLQEMEKINSTNF